One Rhodospirillaceae bacterium genomic window, GGTGCCATGCATGGCTCGGCAAAGTTCGTGGATTTTGCCGCAGCGACGGCGAAAAACGTACCAGTAGCTGGGAACCCTAAACTAACGGCTCGGACCACGGCTGAATTCACCTTTGCTCTACTGATGTCGACGGCGTGGCGATTGCCGGAGGCAGATACCTTCCTGCGGGAGGGCAAATGGCGACAAAATCAATCCATGGCCTTCATGGGCACGCGGCTTTATGACAAGAAGCTGGGGATTGTCGGCATGGGCCAAATTGGTCAGATGGTCGCCCGTAAGGCCTCCGGTTGCGATATGAAAATCCTCTACACCAAACGTACCCGTCTCAGTGCGGCCGAAGAAATTGCCATCGGATCGGCTGAATACCGTGGCATTGAAGATTTGTTCATGGAGTCGGACTTTATTCTTTTAACCCCCTTGCTCACCAAAGAAACCAAGGGGCTCGTCGGCGAGCGTCTGATCTCCATGATGAAGCCGAGCGCTATTCTGGTGAATACGTCGCGGGGGCCGGTTTTGGACGAAGTGGCGTTAGAAAAAGCACTCAGGGAAAAACGCATCAGAGGGGCAGCGCTGGACGTCTACCAGACCGAAGTTCCTGAACCCAATCCAGGTCCAATTGAAGGATTGAAATCTCTCCCAAATGTCGTTCTGACCCCGCATATGGGCAGTGCAGCACGCGAGACACGAGAGGAGATGGCGTTGTACGCGGTTAAAAACATAGAGCTGTTCTTGGCTGGCGAGCGTCCGTTCAATGTCTTCAATCCAGAGGTCTATGGCGAAGCGGCGCGGGTGGATGAGCGTATTGGGTGACTAAGCGTACGCAAAAAAATGTCCCAAAATTCTATATGGCGGACATTTTGCTTGGCAGTAAGACCGTAAAGCAAGATATTGCGAATGATGATTAAACAACGTGGATCAATTTTTATGTTATATCTTTTTCGGTGCTCGGCGGTCGCCATAATCTATTTCTGTTTTTTAACAGGGCCCGCCGACGCGGCGGAAGTAACGACCACCCATAAAAATTTAACCCTGAATGGTCGTCTGATGACGGCTGAGGGTAAGTCCTTAAAAGACGGCGTGGTTCTTCTGACCCACGGCACGCTTGCTCATAATCGTATGGAATTGATTGAGACCCTGCAGAAGGGGTTGAAGGAACGGGGCCTGACCTCGTTGGCGATTTCGTTAAGCCTCGGCCTGACGAAGCGTACGGGGATGTACGACTGCAAGGTTCCCCATCGCCATAGACACGAAGATGCACTTGATGAAATCGGTATTTGGCTTAACTGGTTAAAAGCTCAAGGGGCGGGCGATATCGTCCTCATGGGCCATTCACGGGGCGGAAACCAAACGGCTTGGTTCGCTGCTGAACGCGCGCCAAGTGAAGTAAAGCGGGTGGTTTTGCTTGCTCCTGCGACTTGGAATGCTGAACGCCGTGTCGCTGGATTCAAAAGGAGTCATAAGCAGCCCCTGCAGCCAGTCCTTGATAAAGCAAAGAAACTTGTTGCTGCGGGCAAGGGTGATCAGATGCTCAAGAAGATTGGCGTACTTTATTGTCCGGGGACGGACGTTAGTGCCAAGTCATTTGTATCTTATTACAAGAATGAACCCCGGTTCCATTCACCCAACCATTTATCAAAGATCAAGGTTCCGGTTCTGGTTATCGCCGGGGCGGAAGATAAAGTCGTTCGGGGGCTGCCCAAACTGGTTAAGCCTTTAGCGGACGGCAAGAAAGTCTCGCTTAAGGTTATCGCTGAAGCAGGACACTTTTTCCTCGATTTCTTTGCTGAGGATGTCGCCGATGCGGTTGCTGAATTCGTTGCGCCCTAAAGAGAATTAGAAAGAAAAATTGACGTCGATCAACAAAGCACATATGTGAATACGCTATGTTCCTCACATAAATTGTCTTTCAACAATCGAATTAGGCCCCATGGCTTCCTTTTCCAGCAATCAAGCGACGTTCCTTTCCAGCCTTCAGTCCTCTGAGGGAGAGAGAGAGCCTTACAATCATTGGAATCTGGATAACGTTCTGGATGACGATGTCATTGAGGGTATTCTTGCGTTGCCGATTGATATCCCCCGTGTGGATTATGATGAAGGTCAGCGCGCGTCCAACAACGACGTCCGGGGGTATTTCGATACCGGGCGGCGTGAAGAATTTGATATTTGCAGTGTTGTATCGGAAACGTTTCAGAGCGCAGAAACAATCAATGCTTTGGAAGACAAGTGTGGAATTGATTTAACCGGCAGCTATCTGCGTTTGGAATACGCCCAGGATCATGACGGTTTTTGGCTCGAATCGCACAAGGATATCTCGGTTAAACTATTTAGCATGTTGATTTACCTGAACCCCTCACCGGATGATGAAGAGT contains:
- a CDS encoding D-glycerate dehydrogenase; protein product: MTKIYVPQPIPEVAAAKLATLGEVTTYPHVDHQIPEDKLIEAVRDQDILFAVGEVPYNAAVINAAKDLQFIGAMHGSAKFVDFAAATAKNVPVAGNPKLTARTTAEFTFALLMSTAWRLPEADTFLREGKWRQNQSMAFMGTRLYDKKLGIVGMGQIGQMVARKASGCDMKILYTKRTRLSAAEEIAIGSAEYRGIEDLFMESDFILLTPLLTKETKGLVGERLISMMKPSAILVNTSRGPVLDEVALEKALREKRIRGAALDVYQTEVPEPNPGPIEGLKSLPNVVLTPHMGSAARETREEMALYAVKNIELFLAGERPFNVFNPEVYGEAARVDERIG
- a CDS encoding alpha/beta hydrolase, yielding MLYLFRCSAVAIIYFCFLTGPADAAEVTTTHKNLTLNGRLMTAEGKSLKDGVVLLTHGTLAHNRMELIETLQKGLKERGLTSLAISLSLGLTKRTGMYDCKVPHRHRHEDALDEIGIWLNWLKAQGAGDIVLMGHSRGGNQTAWFAAERAPSEVKRVVLLAPATWNAERRVAGFKRSHKQPLQPVLDKAKKLVAAGKGDQMLKKIGVLYCPGTDVSAKSFVSYYKNEPRFHSPNHLSKIKVPVLVIAGAEDKVVRGLPKLVKPLADGKKVSLKVIAEAGHFFLDFFAEDVADAVAEFVAP